The uncultured Subdoligranulum sp. genomic sequence TGCCACCAACCTGGGCGAAGCCTGGCGGCTGGCTGTTGGGGCGGATGCGTCAGCTAAACTGCTCTCGTTTTTCTCCACCCTGCCGGTGGCGCTGGGGAGTTGGTGGCCCAGCCTGCACCCGCTGGATCTGGCTGTGGGTCTGTGCTGCGGCGCTGGCCTGCGGCTGGCGGTGTACCTGAAAGGCAAGAACGCCAAGAGGTACCGCCACAATGTGGAGTATGGTTCGGCCCGTTGGGGCACCCATGACGATATTGCCCCCTACATCGACCCGGTGTTCCAGAACAACGTCATTCTGACCCAAACCGAACGGCTCACCATGTCCAGCCGCCCCAAGAACCCCAAGTATGCCCGCAACAAAAACGTGCTGGTCATCGGCGGTTCCGGCAGCGGCAAGACCCGCTTCTGGCTCAAGCCCAACCTGATGCAGATGCACAGCTCCTATGTAGTCACCGACCCCAAGGGCACTATTTTGGTGGAGTGCGGCAAGATGCTCCAGCGGGGGGCGCCCAAGCTGGGCAAGGACGGCAAGCCGGTGAAGGACAAGAACGGCAAGGTCATCTACGAGCCGTACCAGATCAAGGTGCTGAACACCATCAACTTCAAAAAGTCGATGCACTATAACCCCTTCAGCTATATCCACAGCGAAAAGGATATTTTGAAATTGGTCACGACCCTGATCGCCAACACCAAGGGCGAGGGCAAGGCCGGGGACGATTTTTGGGTCAAGGCCGAGACGCTGCTGTACTGCGCCCTCATCGGCTACATCCACTACGAGGCCCCGGTAGAGGAACAGAACTTCTCCACCCTCATCGAGATGATCAACAGCATGGAGGTCCGGGAGGACGATGAGGAGTTCAAAAATGCCGTTGACCTGATGTTTGATGAGCTGAAAGAGCGGGAACCCAACCACTTTGCGGTGCGCCAATATGCCAAATATAAATTGGCCGCGGGCAAAACTGCGAAGTCGATTTTGGTAAGCTGCGGCGCACGGCTGGCGGTGTTTGACATTGCCGAGCTGCGGGAGGTCACAGCCTATGACGAGCTGGAGCTGGACACCCTGGGCGACCGACGGACGGCGCTGTTCCTCATTATGAGCGACACGGACGATTCCTTTAATTTCTTAATCTCCATGTGCTA encodes the following:
- a CDS encoding VirD4-like conjugal transfer protein, CD1115 family translates to MKQLNMKKLVLLNLPYFLLGLFATNLGEAWRLAVGADASAKLLSFFSTLPVALGSWWPSLHPLDLAVGLCCGAGLRLAVYLKGKNAKRYRHNVEYGSARWGTHDDIAPYIDPVFQNNVILTQTERLTMSSRPKNPKYARNKNVLVIGGSGSGKTRFWLKPNLMQMHSSYVVTDPKGTILVECGKMLQRGAPKLGKDGKPVKDKNGKVIYEPYQIKVLNTINFKKSMHYNPFSYIHSEKDILKLVTTLIANTKGEGKAGDDFWVKAETLLYCALIGYIHYEAPVEEQNFSTLIEMINSMEVREDDEEFKNAVDLMFDELKEREPNHFAVRQYAKYKLAAGKTAKSILVSCGARLAVFDIAELREVTAYDELELDTLGDRRTALFLIMSDTDDSFNFLISMCYTQLFNLLCEKADDVYGGRLPVHVRCLIDECANIGQIPKLEKLVATIRSREISACLVLQAQSQLKAIYKDNADTIIGNMDSSIFLGGKEPTTLKELEAVLGKETIDTYNTGESRGRETSHSLNYQKLGKALMSQDELAVMDGGKCILQLRGVRPFLSDKYDITQHPNYKYTADADPKNAFDIEGYLKARLKLKPNQICDVYEIDAAAGD